The DNA window gaatacaAAACTGATAGatataacatttctttttttctgcagTTATTCAGTTATTATCTGATAAGGAGTTGAGACAGGTCAGAGTGATCACTCTCGCTTTAAaaggataaaaatgttttttttatatcatttcttTTGAAAAGTGCAATAAGTTTAAATACTATCTATGTCTAAATTTAACCGTTAACTCTTTACAGACCACATGAGGTCAAAGAAGGCCGCAACACTTTTCATTCTTTTAGTGAATATCTGCAGACGCTATGTTTTTCTATTCTTACAGAATGGCGGACAGTAAATTATGTGCTGGTTGTCAGCGCAGTGATGAAGACATCACAGCTGTATCTTGGTGCAGTGACTGCAGTGAACTTGTATGTAAGGCGTGTTCCAGAGTTCACAAAAGGATGTCCCCGCCTCACAAGGTAATACCAACGCAAGAGATACAACAACTGAGTTCGTCACTTCTTACATTGTCCAAGAACTGCGACAATCATCCAGATCAAAAGATTGCACTGTACTGCTGTCAACATGACAAGGCAGTCTGCAAGTCATGTGTTCCGGTATCACATCAGAATTGCAAGTCTGtcatttcaattgaaaaagcTGCTAGAGGCGTGAAAGATGGTACCGCTATTTCTGATCTAGAGAGAAGGATTTCGAACCTATGCCAAGTTACAGAGAACAGACGAAGTCAAAGTGAGAAAACACTCGTAGATTTGGACGAAAGTCGTTCCAAAATAAAGACAAGGGTGTCTGAAATCAAACGGAAAGTCATTGCTCATTTAGATACGTTAGAAGCAGAGATACATAAAGATATTGATTCTAAGTATACACATTGTACTGAGAGTGTGTCCCGAAACAGAAATATCATACAATCCAGCTCAGACTCGCTGTCTACATGGAAAAGTGATCTAAATTTACTGAAGCAACACACATCAGAAGTTCATTTATTCCAGGTGGTAAAATTTCTAGATGCAAAAACCTACCAGAAAGAATTAGAAATCAGAGAAATCCAAACAGCTACTGTTCCGATACTTAAATATCATCCGTCAGAATCTGAGTCGAAAATTAAGAAACTAGTCCCAGACTTGGGTACAATAACGGTAGAAAATGTTCAAGTCCAAATACCTGTACTAGATATTGATCAACAAGGTCAATTTCTAGTGAAAGACAAAAGAAAGTTATCACTGTCACATTCATTCCAGACCACGAAATTAGATAATGAAGTACGTGTCTATAGGGGATGCTTTATGCCTGCTGATAGGTTACTCCTCTGTCACAACAGGGGCaaacaacattttgtttgtACAGTTGATGGATCGAACTCCAACGTGATTGAATTGGATTATTCACCACTAGATATAAGcttatttgacaaaaatcatgctGTAGTAGCTGTTGGTGATGCAGGTATCCAGATCATCGACCTGACATCATTGAAGCCTGGAAGGATAATTGAAGTTGAAGGAAACTGTACGAGAATCACCAGTTTAAATGACAAGATATGGGTAAAAAATCAATCTCACACTATAACCATTGTGGATATTAATGGTAAAGTTCATAAAGTATTACAAACAACATTTGATCCTTATTATATTTGTGCCAATCAGGATGGTGATGTCTATTGTACTGACtttgataataataaattattcttAGTTTCTTCGGATGGAACAGAACGTGAGATATACATCAGTCCTGGACTGGAAGAAGTTGGTGATGTAGCCGTAGATGACTTTGGGGATGTGTATTTAAGAGGATGTTCACCAgacaatatacataaaatatctaATGATGAACAGAAGCATGACATTGTCTTGACAGCAGACGACGGCATTAATGGTCCGTTCTGTATATCTtacaacaaagaaacaaaagaacTGTTAGTTCTAAACGAATATGGTAGATCTATCAATATCTATAAAACTTAATGAACACTAAAATGACTGTGAGAATTGGTGATTAGCCGAAagataaacaataatttttttttatatatacacatattgcaacaccttgattttttaaaccttgaaaaatcagcctctttttttggatagaatatgataaaatatttgtaaaataatattgaaacatcgttaatgataacatttgcattaaaatgaatataaaaatgtatgaaaaaatgttttatctaaccacaattttgataacaaaatgaagtattttttgtacaaacaaaatgcattttgtaacttttactgtagtcgaactttacaatgtcagacatttcaaaattaatcttaagatgATTGTTGACATCATAGTTGaccgttatacgccaaagaattagtacttgatgcagcctccattcaaacggataaccgcctcttaacgtcttctgattcctgccaccAGTCGACAAATTTGTTGCTCAGGTAACCGCAACCATTCCTtatgaagggcattgtttatttcatgacgtGTTTGAACTGGGATGTCCTTTGGCGCATTTtacgcccaatagtgtcccatatatgctcgatatggttcaaatccgggctacgatcggGTCAAGTAAGATAAGCTgaattccattggaacaatgGATGTTCCTCCAAGATGATAATTTCCAACTTTGACGAGCTCTGCACTATATTGGATACGGGCCACTGTATTTCTGTGCGTAAGCAAAGGTCCCCGAAATGGttttatcgcacgataaccagtaccgatgagtcgatctcgaacagttcttgtttaaaGTCTCCTGTATGGCAACCACTCactttttaggattgtattgtttgcaatgggtttccttctgatcaaccttcattatgcttgattttccctagcagaTGTTATAGAGGGTCTTCTTgatctcggaaggtctttaaggtaacacgataccgaatggcatATCTCCCGATTTCCAAAATGTTTGGCACACGTGTTCTTTGAATCGAGTTACATCGGAATATGTAATAAACAATGGGggtcaccatttttgttttctttgtaattttcatagaaaaatgtcaattttggtGTCAAATTTATTTAGGTATATAGGGGAAATGCCTTTATTTCGGCTTACCTTTTTAGATTTTGCAAAGGATGGCTATGTTCTAATATacggagaaaaacaaaaaactaacataatatCCAGGATTGCATACTGAATTCATACACGTATAGAAACTCATATGtcaccatccttgtttttgagataaatggcTTCAAAGCTTAAGTTGATCGATACGTCTAGAATTTGACCGGAAACGTGTGACGTTATTAAATACAGAATATAACGTTATTCCTGCTCAGAGGTATGGAAAACAAAAACCCGACAggggaaatgaaaataaaataagcacCATTCGTTTTGTCGGGATCTGaatggtgtttattttattttcatttccccTGTCGGGTTTGTTAAATTTCCTGtaatgcaatataaaattctactgatataattttatttcgtCCTGCACATGGAATTTCACTCGCATGAATTAACATTGATCTCGTCTGATTTTCACATCAAACGAGCATATACTTGAAACTTGCGTGAACTGGTTGGTTCCACGTGAATCTTATGATAATAGTTCTTGCATAAATCTCCGGAATTTTGTACACGTTAAATCTacgtaaatttttaaaatacaatttttaaaataatatctttcttcttcaatttaattaaaatctttaaaaataccttcatatttttgtaaagttcaAGTGAAAATAACATGACAAATTTCTCGTGAAATCCTTTCGAAGTTAACAGTTTTTTAATTGATCGGTTTGatggttgtttaacgttcagtggcaaatattttatgcatgttcGGGACGAtgcaatacaattttgaaaatagttgtttataaaaaacacatttgagGCACCagtcaaacatttttaaacattctgTTAGATGTGAcaattgtaaagaaaataatgatcctgataaaatacacattataaagaattaaacaacaaagaaaaattcaaaacgaaaaagtCCTTTATGAAATGACGAAATCATATgctcaaaaacataaaaaaaaaaagatcaataaCTGTCATGTATTCTTGAATTGATACAGAACATAGTATTATAGTGTTCTCTGCGTGGTGTAAATGTGTGCTTAATAAGTCGGACAAACCTTGCAAACTGTATGTAAGTTCAACATTCTGTCAttcgtgtaaaaaaaaaattgagatcaTATATGCATTCAttatataagtaaaacaaactgcGAAATATAAAAGTTCTAGCTTGAAATTCCACATGTGTAAGCCTGAGTCTGAATTCTGCGTGCctgtatattttatcaaaatgccTAATCCACCGCCCTGTCatgaaccaaaaaaataaaagaaaatccgGCCGATATGTGCACCTTTAATATAAGTAGTAACACcatgtacataatttaaaagctGAAGCAAAAAGACTGTAGTCCTTAATAATGAGCCGTATAAACTCTATAAATACCTAGTGCGGGATTGACGGACAAACAGACACGGGTTAAACAATGTATATGATGATAAATTTTGTGTACGTGCTCTATTAGGAATTTGGTGAcaatacatatttttgaatatgcaGTTCATATAGTGGAATGGTAATTTAGAGATCTAAAATATAGTAGAAATGTAAGCAAGGTAACATTTCCGTCACTTCGTCTTTGGTGGAATGTTGATCAATTGTCAATTTTACCGTATCTCCTTATTTCATTATGGTGTGAATTTTCTACAGAAGTACAAAAGTTTAAAgacttaaacaaatatgtactaaGAAACTGAAATGTTACTGTGATAATTATActaaatacaattatcaaaacttTCCAATTTAGGGCACCAACGttaactaaaactaaaaattagaaataaaaagatactCGTCTAATACGCATTTGTCACGATGTCTATGGTTTTGATCTCGTTAAATGCCCAGATGTTGCTAtcttataaatttgtatatCCCATATCTCCATTTATCCTTCAATCAGCCAACTATTGTACAAATATCATGtacacaaatacatttttattttatttgtacttgttCTTATACAAATAAAGTCTCATGTTACCCCACTTCCATAATGAGCAAGCAGTAacgtaaatatttgatttttttgcgtaACTCTTAATTATTGGTCCTCTTCGCGATCCGCGTTTAAACTATTtcgatttctttgaaaaaaatagaggcaatgatttaaatttaaaaaaaataagtttcaagAGACGGATGTAAATTGtaggataaaaacaatataaaaattatgtacattgtcggaaatataaaatgcatttgtACTCATTACGAAACAAGTTGAAAGCTCAACTAGTCTCGCTTTTCGTCGTGTTTCTAAAGCTcgtacaaatacattttatattttccgacaatgtacatatatattttatatttatccaCTCAGAGAAAAACCAAAACTTCTTTTTTGCATGTATTGTTGTAAACTTGTTCTAAAAACTCCTTATGAGACTGTGGAAATTCATGGTGTTTTCCTGACGCTTAAATGAGCAATATGCCTCTCAGGACCCCAAAGGCAACTTTGTTAATCATCTTTCAGTCGTTTTGTctctaaacttaaaaaaaaattccaacttacaaacacacataaaaactCACTACACCGAATACCCATGCAAGCGTAAAATAATACgaatataaaatctaaaatgattTCAAGATCTagccttttttatatatagtctCTTTCTGCCGTTTGAATCATAATTAGTCAGTCGTATTCTTGTAAAtttcgagagagaaaaatttgtaagggaACTAGTCTGACTAGAGCCAGACCTAACTATCAACTTTGGTTAAACCACTTTTTTACATTCCATACTAACAAACTATTTTCTGTATGAGTTTCAACGTCTGCTTGAATTGTGCTTTTTCGCCTAATTCTATCCGTATTCTCattcaaataaatttccaaTTTCCATTTTGCCCGAGCGGTGTTTTTGACGACCATTTGAAAACGAATTAATAGTTGAACCATTTCGCACATCATCCAGAGTTTCTATCAATTATATTTCTacttatcaaaacaaaattttatgggGAGACGACGTGCATCATGAAAAAGaatttattgaaagaaaaaaaattaagaataaagaTAAGGTGATAAAACTCAAGTCTGTTAAGCATAATAACATATAGATCTACAGATAAATCGTGCAGATGCTTAAATATCAAAGATAGCATTTTAGAAAGTAtagtaatacatttttaaaggtaAACAATGAGCAGAAGAATTCCCGGAAAACGATAAAGCAATCAATGTCAAATAACCGTTTCGTATTGCAACAAATCTATCGGCACTCTGCATCTAGGAAAAGTTACCGCTAAAAATGtcacatacatgtagttaccaaaaataaaaggacttttattatttaatcattttgtGATTGTAGAATCTTCTGCATTAACTGGTTATTCGATAACGTCAGGATAACTCGTGGTGTAAcgtcattcggtatcgtgttaccttaacaGCGTTTGgtgcctgatttttattctcaaaacgacttatagtggaatggtgatgaccaacaatacgtgcaattgtcacagcgacatacctgcttctctcatgctgataatctgccatgTTGCTGCAGCTAAGAGTTGTGgaggacccattacaaggtgtcaatcgcATAACTTAATAAACTTTGTTATTTAAAGCGTTGAGAACAATGAtgataaaaacatctgttttattgtttacgggtacagtagctgcatgtgcgagtcgatatttattgattaaactcaggtgagatttaaataatgtttaactagttatatttcaacaaattatatcacaaaaaaataaagagcgttttttaatttgaat is part of the Mytilus trossulus isolate FHL-02 chromosome 13, PNRI_Mtr1.1.1.hap1, whole genome shotgun sequence genome and encodes:
- the LOC134694274 gene encoding E3 ubiquitin-protein ligase Midline-1-like; translation: MADSKLCAGCQRSDEDITAVSWCSDCSELVCKACSRVHKRMSPPHKVIPTQEIQQLSSSLLTLSKNCDNHPDQKIALYCCQHDKAVCKSCVPVSHQNCKSVISIEKAARGVKDGTAISDLERRISNLCQVTENRRSQSEKTLVDLDESRSKIKTRVSEIKRKVIAHLDTLEAEIHKDIDSKYTHCTESVSRNRNIIQSSSDSLSTWKSDLNLLKQHTSEVHLFQVVKFLDAKTYQKELEIREIQTATVPILKYHPSESESKIKKLVPDLGTITVENVQVQIPVLDIDQQGQFLVKDKRKLSLSHSFQTTKLDNEVRVYRGCFMPADRLLLCHNRGKQHFVCTVDGSNSNVIELDYSPLDISLFDKNHAVVAVGDAGIQIIDLTSLKPGRIIEVEGNCTRITSLNDKIWVKNQSHTITIVDINGKVHKVLQTTFDPYYICANQDGDVYCTDFDNNKLFLVSSDGTEREIYISPGLEEVGDVAVDDFGDVYLRGCSPDNIHKISNDEQKHDIVLTADDGINGPFCISYNKETKELLVLNEYGRSINIYKT